In one window of Nocardia brasiliensis DNA:
- a CDS encoding NAD(P)-dependent oxidoreductase produces MAKIGFLGTGRMGVGMAARLIAAGHDVAVYNRSPEKSASLVAAGAVAAPTPRAAAEQADAVIAMVADDAASRAVWLGADGAMAAAGAPDRFAIECSTLSRPWVLELAGQATARGFRYIDAPVTGLPAAAAAGALRLLVGAEQADLAAARPLLEPLCDSIVHFGGVGAGTAYKLVQNLLGSVQIAATAEALRIAELSGLDLATVVDTLALSVAASPTVTRVSRLMLDGVHDRDIAFTAALRLKDTRIGVELADAVHAPAALGHAAYDIFGRLVEAGHGELNETKVIDLFRE; encoded by the coding sequence ATGGCGAAAATCGGGTTTCTGGGTACGGGCCGGATGGGCGTGGGGATGGCGGCACGGTTGATCGCGGCCGGACATGATGTCGCGGTGTACAACCGCTCGCCGGAGAAGTCGGCGAGCCTGGTGGCGGCCGGCGCGGTCGCCGCACCCACGCCGCGCGCGGCGGCCGAACAGGCGGACGCGGTCATCGCGATGGTGGCCGATGACGCCGCCTCGCGCGCGGTGTGGCTCGGCGCCGACGGTGCCATGGCGGCGGCGGGCGCGCCGGACCGGTTCGCGATCGAGTGCTCGACGCTGTCGCGGCCCTGGGTGCTCGAGCTCGCCGGGCAGGCGACGGCACGGGGATTCCGCTACATCGACGCGCCGGTCACCGGGTTGCCCGCCGCCGCGGCCGCCGGTGCGCTGCGCCTGCTGGTCGGGGCAGAGCAGGCTGACCTGGCCGCGGCGCGCCCGCTGCTGGAACCGTTGTGCGACAGCATTGTTCACTTCGGCGGCGTCGGTGCGGGCACCGCGTACAAACTGGTGCAGAACCTGCTCGGCTCGGTGCAGATCGCCGCGACCGCGGAGGCGCTGCGCATCGCCGAACTCAGTGGACTCGACCTGGCCACGGTGGTCGACACGCTGGCGCTGAGCGTTGCCGCAAGTCCCACCGTGACGCGGGTGAGCAGGCTGATGCTCGACGGCGTGCACGACCGCGATATCGCGTTCACCGCCGCGTTGCGCCTGAAAGACACCAGGATCGGCGTGGAACTGGCCGATGCCGTGCACGCGCCTGCCGCGCTCGGGCACGCCGCCTACGACATCTTCGGCAGGCTCGTCGAGGCGGGGCACGGCGAGCTCAACGAAACCAAGGTCATCGACCTGTTCCGGGAATGA
- the katG gene encoding catalase/peroxidase HPI, whose protein sequence is MPEEHPPIAEANTAPAVGGCPVAGRLKYPTEGGGNRDWWPNQLNLKILQKNPAVANPMDPDFDYAAEFATLDLAEVKRDIEAVMTTSQDWWPADFGHYGPFFIRMAWHSAGTYRVSDGRGGAGAGMQRFAPLNSWPDNASLDKARRLLWPVKKKYGKKLSWADLIVYAGNVALESMGFETFGFGGGRVDQWEPEEDVYWGPEQTWLGGDGRYSGNRDLETPLAAVQMGLIYVNPEGPNGNPDPLAAAVDIRETFARMAMNDIETAALIVGGHTFGKTHGAGPADHVGPEPEAAPLEEQGLGWKSSFGTGVGKDAITSGLEVTWTPTPTAWDNSFLETLYGYEWELTKSPAGAHQWTPKDGGGAGLVPDAHDPAKTQRPGMLTTDLSMRLDPVYGEITRRWLDHPEELAHEFAKAWFKLTHRDMGPVVRYLGPLVPQETLLWQDPIPARTHELIGAADIAALKSQILASGLTVAQLVSTAWSAAASFRGSDKRGGANGGRIRLQPQRGWEVNEPDQLTLVLPVLEGIMDSFNAAQTGNTRVSFADLVVLAGSAAIERAAKDAGFDLEVPFTPGRTDATQEQTDVESFAAMEPTADGFRNYLGKGNRLPAEYLLIDRANLLTLSAPEMTVLVGGLRVLGTNHGQRSEGVFTTNPGVLSNDFFVNLLDMGTAWAPADDEGSYVGTDRETGAVRWTGSRVDLVFGSNSQLRALAEVYATDDAKEKFARDFIAAWVKVMNLDRFDLA, encoded by the coding sequence GTGCCCGAAGAACACCCGCCCATCGCCGAGGCGAACACCGCACCCGCCGTCGGCGGCTGCCCGGTGGCCGGTCGACTCAAGTACCCGACCGAGGGCGGTGGCAACCGTGACTGGTGGCCGAACCAACTCAACCTGAAGATCCTGCAGAAGAACCCCGCCGTCGCGAACCCGATGGACCCGGACTTCGACTACGCGGCGGAGTTCGCGACCCTCGACCTGGCCGAGGTCAAGCGCGATATCGAAGCGGTGATGACCACTTCGCAGGATTGGTGGCCTGCCGACTTCGGGCACTACGGCCCGTTCTTCATCCGGATGGCCTGGCACTCGGCGGGCACCTACCGGGTCAGCGACGGACGCGGCGGCGCGGGCGCAGGCATGCAGCGCTTCGCCCCGCTGAACAGCTGGCCCGACAACGCGAGCCTGGACAAGGCGCGCCGCCTGCTGTGGCCGGTGAAGAAGAAGTACGGCAAGAAGCTCTCGTGGGCCGACCTGATCGTCTACGCGGGCAATGTCGCGCTGGAGTCGATGGGCTTCGAGACCTTCGGCTTCGGCGGTGGCCGGGTCGATCAGTGGGAGCCCGAGGAGGACGTGTACTGGGGCCCGGAGCAGACCTGGCTCGGCGGCGACGGCCGCTACAGCGGCAACCGCGATCTCGAAACCCCGCTGGCCGCAGTGCAAATGGGCCTCATCTACGTGAATCCGGAAGGCCCCAACGGTAATCCGGATCCGCTCGCGGCCGCCGTCGACATCCGCGAGACCTTCGCCCGGATGGCGATGAACGACATCGAGACCGCGGCGCTGATCGTCGGCGGGCACACCTTCGGCAAGACGCACGGCGCGGGCCCGGCCGATCACGTCGGTCCCGAGCCCGAGGCCGCGCCGCTCGAGGAGCAGGGTCTCGGCTGGAAGAGCTCGTTCGGCACCGGCGTCGGCAAGGACGCGATCACCAGCGGCCTCGAGGTCACCTGGACGCCCACCCCGACCGCGTGGGACAACAGCTTCCTGGAGACGCTCTACGGCTACGAGTGGGAGCTGACCAAGAGCCCCGCGGGCGCGCATCAGTGGACCCCCAAGGACGGCGGCGGCGCCGGCCTGGTGCCCGACGCGCACGATCCGGCCAAGACACAGCGACCGGGAATGCTGACGACCGACCTGTCCATGCGCCTCGATCCGGTCTACGGCGAGATCACCCGGCGCTGGCTGGATCACCCGGAGGAGTTGGCGCACGAGTTCGCCAAGGCCTGGTTCAAGCTCACCCACCGCGACATGGGCCCGGTCGTGCGCTACCTCGGCCCCCTGGTGCCGCAGGAGACGCTGCTGTGGCAGGACCCGATTCCGGCCCGCACCCACGAGTTGATCGGCGCCGCCGACATCGCCGCGCTGAAGAGCCAGATCCTCGCCTCGGGTCTCACTGTCGCGCAACTCGTTTCGACGGCATGGTCGGCCGCGGCCTCGTTCCGCGGCAGCGACAAGCGCGGCGGCGCCAACGGCGGGCGCATCCGGCTGCAGCCGCAGCGCGGCTGGGAGGTCAACGAGCCCGATCAGCTCACGCTGGTGCTGCCGGTGCTCGAGGGCATCATGGACTCGTTCAACGCGGCCCAGACCGGCAACACCCGGGTCTCGTTCGCCGACCTGGTGGTGTTGGCCGGTTCGGCGGCGATCGAGCGGGCGGCCAAGGACGCGGGCTTCGACCTCGAGGTGCCGTTCACGCCGGGACGCACCGACGCGACGCAGGAGCAGACCGATGTGGAGTCCTTCGCCGCGATGGAGCCCACCGCCGACGGGTTCCGCAACTACCTGGGCAAGGGTAACCGCCTGCCCGCCGAATACCTGCTCATCGACCGGGCGAACCTGCTGACCCTCAGCGCGCCCGAGATGACGGTCCTGGTCGGCGGTCTGCGCGTGCTCGGCACCAACCACGGGCAGCGCTCCGAGGGCGTGTTCACCACGAACCCGGGTGTGCTGAGCAACGACTTCTTCGTGAACTTGCTCGACATGGGCACCGCGTGGGCCCCCGCCGACGACGAGGGCAGCTACGTGGGCACCGATCGCGAGACCGGTGCGGTGCGCTGGACCGGCAGCCGCGTCGACCTGGTCTTCGGCTCGAACTCGCAGCTGCGGGCGCTCGCCGAGGTCTATGCGACCGATGACGCGAAGGAGAAGTTCGCGCGGGACTTCATCGCCGCCTGGGTGAAGGTGATGAACCTGGATCGCTTCGATCTGGCCTGA
- the msrA gene encoding peptide-methionine (S)-S-oxide reductase MsrA, with product MQELIRRQPGVVSTRVGYTGGSNDHPTYRNHPGHAEAVEIVYDPARTDYRALLEFLFQIHDPTTKDRQGNDIGSSYRSAIFYLDDEQKRVALDTIADVDASGLWPGKVVTEVTAASTFWEAEPDHQDYLQKYPNGYTCHFPRPGWKLPKRASATK from the coding sequence ATGCAGGAATTGATCCGCAGGCAGCCCGGGGTGGTGTCGACGCGGGTCGGCTACACCGGCGGCAGCAACGACCATCCGACCTATCGCAATCACCCGGGTCACGCGGAGGCCGTGGAGATCGTCTACGACCCGGCGCGTACCGACTACCGGGCGTTGCTGGAGTTCCTCTTCCAGATCCACGATCCGACGACGAAGGACCGGCAGGGCAACGACATCGGGAGCAGCTACCGCTCGGCGATCTTCTATCTGGACGACGAGCAGAAGCGCGTCGCGCTGGACACCATCGCCGATGTCGACGCCTCGGGCCTGTGGCCTGGCAAGGTCGTCACCGAGGTGACCGCGGCGAGCACGTTCTGGGAGGCCGAGCCCGACCACCAGGACTACTTGCAGAAGTACCCGAACGGCTACACCTGCCACTTCCCCCGGCCGGGGTGGAAGCTGCCGAAGCGGGCGAGCGCGACCAAGTGA
- the msrB gene encoding peptide-methionine (R)-S-oxide reductase MsrB, with translation MAQEYNRNPAAVAALSPEQYHVTQENGTERAFTGEYWDNHEPGIYVDVVSGEPLFASVDKFDSGSGWPSFTKPIDAANVVEKRDFSHLMIRTEARSAHGNSHLGHVFTDGPRAEGGLRYCINSAALRFIHLDDLEAQGYGQYRALFTKEDA, from the coding sequence GTGGCACAGGAATACAACCGCAACCCCGCGGCGGTCGCCGCGCTGTCGCCGGAGCAGTACCACGTCACCCAGGAGAACGGGACCGAGCGCGCGTTCACCGGCGAGTACTGGGACAACCACGAGCCGGGCATCTACGTGGACGTGGTGTCGGGCGAGCCGCTGTTCGCCTCGGTCGACAAGTTCGACAGCGGCTCCGGGTGGCCGAGTTTCACCAAGCCGATCGATGCCGCGAACGTGGTCGAGAAGCGCGACTTCAGTCATCTGATGATCCGGACCGAGGCGCGTTCGGCGCATGGGAACAGCCATCTCGGGCATGTGTTCACCGACGGCCCGCGCGCCGAGGGCGGCCTGCGGTACTGCATCAACTCCGCGGCGCTGCGGTTCATCCACCTCGACGACCTCGAGGCGCAAGGGTACGGACAGTACCGGGCACTTTTCACGAAGGAGGACGCGTGA
- a CDS encoding LLM class flavin-dependent oxidoreductase, producing MPIALSILDLATIAPGQTARDSFANSVALAQAAERSGYRRVWYAEHHNMGSIASSATSVLIGHVAEHTATIRLGAGGIMLPNHSPLVIAEQFGTLETLFPGRIDLGLGRAPGSDQKTMYALRRTASSADSFPQDVLELQGYLTGDTRVPGVRAVPRAQGVVPLYILGSSLFGAQLAGQLGLPYAFASHFAPDALHQAVAVYRDVFRPSEQLAEPYVMAGVNVFAAADADDAAEQKTVAYRARARMMIKRGAAGAEFSDADIDAFLASPNGGQLTAMTKYTAVGTPAQVRAYLDEFASAIDADELITAHHATGIADRVRSVELTAAAMAGEPALG from the coding sequence ATGCCCATCGCCCTGTCCATTCTCGACCTGGCAACGATCGCGCCGGGCCAGACCGCGCGCGACAGCTTCGCCAACAGCGTCGCGCTGGCACAGGCCGCCGAACGCAGCGGCTACCGCCGCGTCTGGTACGCCGAACACCACAACATGGGGTCCATCGCGTCGAGCGCGACGAGCGTGCTCATCGGTCATGTCGCCGAGCACACCGCCACCATCCGCCTCGGCGCGGGCGGCATCATGCTGCCGAACCATTCGCCGCTGGTGATCGCCGAACAGTTCGGCACCTTGGAGACGCTGTTCCCCGGCCGGATCGATCTCGGGCTCGGCCGTGCGCCCGGCAGCGACCAGAAGACGATGTACGCACTGCGCCGCACCGCGTCCTCGGCGGATTCCTTCCCGCAGGACGTGCTGGAACTGCAGGGCTATCTGACCGGCGACACCCGGGTGCCCGGTGTGCGCGCCGTGCCGCGCGCGCAAGGCGTCGTGCCGCTCTACATTCTCGGCTCGTCGCTGTTCGGCGCGCAGCTGGCCGGTCAGCTCGGGCTGCCGTACGCCTTCGCCTCGCACTTCGCGCCGGACGCGCTGCATCAGGCGGTGGCGGTCTACCGCGACGTGTTCCGCCCGTCGGAACAACTGGCCGAGCCGTATGTGATGGCCGGGGTCAACGTGTTCGCCGCCGCGGACGCCGACGACGCCGCAGAGCAGAAGACGGTCGCCTACCGTGCGCGCGCCCGAATGATGATCAAGCGGGGCGCCGCGGGGGCCGAGTTCTCCGACGCCGACATCGACGCGTTCCTCGCCTCACCCAACGGCGGGCAGCTCACCGCGATGACCAAGTACACCGCCGTCGGCACGCCTGCGCAGGTCAGGGCCTACCTCGACGAGTTCGCCTCGGCGATCGACGCCGACGAACTCATCACCGCCCATCACGCCACCGGTATCGCCGATCGGGTGCGCTCGGTCGAGCTCACCGCGGCGGCCATGGCGGGCGAGCCCGCGCTCGGCTGA
- a CDS encoding ABC transporter substrate-binding protein has protein sequence MRRTTLAALTACTTVALLVSACTGTNSGGGDDGSAEGKDVTITFWHGWSQDNEVRAIEANVAAFEQQHPNIHVKLVGNIADDKSEQALRAGGPDAPDVVSSFTTDQVGKFCSAKVWADLTPFLRKDGIDPAATFPATMLEYTRYQGNQCALPLLGDAYGLFYNKTAFAAAGITAPPKTFSEFEAAAVKLTIPEGDGFRQLGFMPNYHGYETTVTHYLGQFGADYFGPDGKSNIATDPRVAAMFEWQKRMIATLGGFDKLEKYRTGFGDEFSANNPFHTGQVAMSLDGEWRTASLAVDPVSFEWATAPFPVPDDQADTYGRGYQTGTIIGVANSSRKQTAAWQLVKFLTTDTDAVVSFANAIHNVPSTKAALDSPKLKADANFRTFLDIAKNPHSSTTPSSINGGAYQLSLRNFGYEYEAGKQPDLRAGLAATAKEIDEAIDQAK, from the coding sequence ATGCGCAGAACAACACTCGCAGCGCTCACCGCATGCACCACCGTCGCCCTGCTGGTCAGCGCCTGTACCGGCACCAATTCCGGTGGCGGCGACGACGGTTCGGCCGAGGGCAAGGACGTGACCATCACCTTCTGGCACGGCTGGAGTCAGGACAACGAGGTGCGGGCCATCGAGGCCAACGTCGCCGCGTTCGAGCAGCAGCACCCCAACATCCATGTCAAGCTGGTCGGCAACATCGCCGACGACAAGAGCGAGCAGGCGCTGCGGGCGGGCGGTCCGGACGCGCCGGATGTGGTGTCCTCCTTCACCACCGACCAGGTCGGCAAGTTCTGCTCCGCGAAGGTGTGGGCCGATCTGACGCCGTTCCTGCGGAAAGACGGCATCGATCCCGCCGCCACCTTCCCGGCGACGATGCTGGAATACACCCGATACCAAGGCAATCAGTGCGCGCTACCGCTGCTCGGTGACGCCTACGGCCTGTTCTACAACAAGACCGCGTTCGCCGCCGCGGGCATCACCGCGCCGCCGAAGACCTTCAGCGAGTTCGAGGCCGCCGCCGTCAAACTGACCATCCCCGAGGGCGACGGCTTCCGGCAGCTCGGTTTCATGCCGAACTATCACGGCTACGAGACCACGGTGACGCACTACCTAGGCCAGTTCGGCGCCGACTACTTCGGCCCCGACGGCAAGTCGAATATCGCCACCGATCCCCGGGTGGCCGCGATGTTCGAGTGGCAGAAGCGGATGATCGCGACGCTCGGCGGCTTCGACAAATTGGAGAAGTACCGCACCGGATTCGGCGACGAGTTCAGCGCCAACAATCCGTTCCACACCGGTCAGGTCGCCATGTCCCTCGACGGCGAGTGGCGCACCGCCTCGCTCGCGGTCGACCCAGTGAGCTTCGAGTGGGCCACCGCGCCGTTCCCGGTCCCCGACGATCAGGCCGACACCTACGGTCGCGGCTACCAGACCGGCACCATTATCGGCGTCGCCAACTCCAGCCGAAAGCAAACCGCCGCTTGGCAATTGGTGAAGTTCCTGACGACCGACACCGACGCGGTGGTCAGCTTCGCCAACGCCATCCACAACGTGCCGAGCACCAAGGCCGCGCTCGACTCGCCGAAGCTGAAGGCCGACGCCAACTTCCGAACCTTCCTCGACATCGCGAAGAACCCGCACTCCTCCACCACACCGTCGAGCATCAACGGCGGCGCGTACCAGCTCTCGCTGCGCAATTTCGGCTACGAGTACGAGGCGGGCAAGCAACCCGACCTGCGCGCCGGCTTGGCCGCCACCGCCAAGGAAATCGACGAGGCGATCGACCAGGCGAAGTGA
- a CDS encoding EamA family transporter produces MTTIAHDSAVRRRLRSGLLFALLSASSFGLSGSLARGLMNAGWSAASVVAVRVLIAAAVLLPIAYTQLRGDWQLLRRNASLIIAYGLLAVAGTQLAYFNAVAEMEVGVALLIEYTAPIAVVGWLWLRHRQRPGGATVAGGLLGLVGLGLVIDLRSGLSTSWVGIAWALAAMIGAAAYFVLSAQGDGTLPGTVLAAGALLIGGLTLLAAGAIGIVPLHATTNPVVFQDFTVALWPVLLILGTVTAALAYVSGIVATRLLGSRLASFVALFEVLAALAFAWVLLGEAPRAIQLLGGVLILTGVVVVRRGELTDAAAPPVPAPAEVTMEPR; encoded by the coding sequence ATGACGACAATCGCTCATGACAGCGCCGTGCGGCGGCGTTTGCGTTCCGGACTCCTCTTCGCGCTGCTGTCGGCGTCGTCGTTCGGACTCTCCGGCTCCCTGGCCCGCGGCTTGATGAACGCCGGGTGGAGCGCCGCCTCGGTGGTGGCGGTCCGGGTACTGATCGCGGCCGCCGTACTGCTGCCCATCGCCTACACCCAGCTGCGCGGCGACTGGCAGTTGTTGCGCCGCAACGCATCCCTGATCATCGCCTACGGCCTGCTCGCGGTCGCGGGCACACAGCTGGCCTACTTCAACGCCGTCGCCGAAATGGAGGTCGGGGTGGCGCTGCTCATCGAGTACACCGCCCCGATCGCGGTGGTCGGCTGGCTCTGGCTGCGCCACCGGCAGCGGCCCGGCGGTGCCACGGTCGCGGGCGGCCTGCTCGGCCTCGTCGGGCTCGGCCTCGTGATCGATCTGCGGTCGGGCCTGTCCACCAGCTGGGTCGGCATCGCGTGGGCGCTGGCCGCCATGATCGGGGCCGCCGCCTACTTCGTGCTCTCCGCACAGGGCGATGGCACACTGCCCGGCACGGTCCTCGCGGCGGGTGCGCTGCTCATCGGCGGGCTCACACTGCTCGCCGCGGGCGCGATCGGCATCGTTCCCCTGCATGCCACCACGAATCCCGTTGTCTTCCAAGACTTCACCGTCGCACTGTGGCCGGTGCTGCTGATCCTCGGCACGGTGACCGCGGCCCTGGCCTACGTCTCCGGCATCGTCGCCACCCGCCTGCTCGGCTCCCGGCTCGCCTCGTTCGTCGCGCTCTTCGAGGTGCTCGCCGCGCTCGCCTTCGCCTGGGTACTGCTCGGCGAGGCGCCGCGGGCGATCCAATTGCTCGGCGGCGTACTGATTCTCACCGGCGTGGTGGTCGTGCGCCGGGGCGAGCTGACCGATGCGGCGGCGCCCCCGGTCCCCGCCCCTGCCGAGGTCACGATGGAACCCCGCTGA
- a CDS encoding ArsR/SmtB family transcription factor — MLDECKALANETRLRVLEWLKEPDVHFPGRACDTAELGVCAGLIQQKAGTSASTMSTHLAILQRAGFVTGTRRGQWIYYRRDDARIRAFTEQLQRAL; from the coding sequence GTGCTCGACGAATGCAAAGCGCTGGCGAACGAGACCCGCCTACGGGTGCTCGAATGGCTCAAAGAGCCGGACGTGCACTTCCCCGGGCGGGCCTGCGACACCGCCGAGCTGGGCGTTTGCGCGGGACTGATCCAGCAGAAGGCAGGCACCTCGGCCTCGACCATGTCCACCCATCTGGCGATCTTGCAGCGCGCGGGCTTCGTCACCGGCACCCGGCGCGGGCAGTGGATCTACTACCGCCGCGACGACGCCCGCATCCGGGCCTTCACCGAACAACTTCAACGCGCTCTCTGA
- a CDS encoding CGNR zinc finger domain-containing protein produces the protein MTFAHDTEAAMVAAVELVNSAEAPDTMTEIAQLDEFFVRHAYTGVRTGDAAELAAVRAQRAPLRALLTSDRDTAVRLVNETLAAHRATPQLVRHDGFDYHIHAVSPDAPLHVRIAVETAMAMVDLIRSDELSRLSLCADSACAGIVLDLSRNRSRRYCSTACGNRNAVAAYRARRR, from the coding sequence ATGACTTTTGCTCATGACACCGAGGCTGCCATGGTCGCCGCGGTCGAGCTGGTCAATTCGGCCGAGGCACCCGACACGATGACCGAAATCGCCCAGCTGGACGAGTTTTTCGTCAGACACGCCTATACCGGCGTGCGGACCGGCGACGCGGCCGAGCTCGCCGCGGTGCGCGCGCAGCGTGCCCCGCTGCGCGCGCTGCTCACCAGCGATCGCGACACCGCGGTGCGGTTGGTGAACGAGACACTCGCCGCACATCGGGCGACCCCGCAGCTGGTCCGCCACGACGGGTTCGACTACCACATCCACGCCGTCTCGCCCGACGCGCCGCTGCACGTGCGCATCGCCGTCGAAACCGCGATGGCGATGGTCGACCTGATTCGCTCGGACGAGCTGAGCAGGCTCTCGCTCTGCGCCGACAGCGCGTGCGCCGGCATCGTGCTCGACCTGTCCCGCAACCGATCCCGGCGCTATTGCAGCACCGCGTGCGGCAATCGCAACGCCGTCGCCGCCTACCGAGCTCGGCGGCGCTGA
- a CDS encoding ADP-ribosylglycohydrolase family protein: MGDYATIFDRVRGSLLGGAVGDALGWPIEFLRLEQIRAQHGPAGVVGFLPGYLSGQAQQITDDTQMTLFTAEGLLRAAPGADAVPALRRAYLRWLHTQRQEEPTAETDGWLASLPFLYAVRAPGNACMSGLSKQARGYVEPVALGAPGPVNPESKGCGTVMRSAPFGLAGMGSERAFVLAARAAQLTHGHPTGYFAAGAFAALLDRVVSGIELPIALQQTLAQLAEFPAAAETVAALERAIESAETPATPEQLEAVGAGWIAEECLAIAVYCALHAAKTGDPRAALLLSVNHSGDSDSTGAVAGNLIGAVHGLSRLPMDLVAAVEGRDVLIQVADDLVMLYGLGNRAAVYIRYPIDEGL; the protein is encoded by the coding sequence GTGGGGGATTACGCGACGATCTTCGATCGGGTGCGCGGCTCGCTGCTCGGCGGTGCCGTCGGTGACGCGCTCGGCTGGCCCATCGAATTCCTACGGCTCGAACAGATTCGGGCGCAGCACGGTCCCGCCGGGGTGGTCGGCTTCCTGCCCGGGTACCTGAGCGGGCAAGCCCAGCAGATCACCGACGACACGCAGATGACCTTGTTCACCGCGGAAGGTCTGTTGCGCGCGGCACCCGGCGCGGACGCGGTGCCCGCGCTGCGCCGGGCGTACCTGCGCTGGCTGCATACCCAGCGGCAGGAGGAGCCGACGGCCGAGACCGACGGCTGGCTGGCGAGCCTGCCGTTCCTGTACGCGGTGCGCGCCCCGGGCAACGCCTGCATGTCCGGGCTGAGCAAACAGGCGCGCGGCTACGTCGAGCCGGTCGCGCTGGGCGCGCCGGGCCCGGTGAATCCCGAGTCGAAGGGATGCGGGACGGTGATGCGATCCGCGCCGTTCGGCCTGGCCGGCATGGGTTCGGAGCGCGCGTTCGTGCTCGCCGCGCGTGCCGCGCAGCTGACCCACGGCCATCCCACCGGGTACTTCGCCGCGGGCGCGTTCGCGGCGCTGCTCGATCGGGTGGTCAGTGGCATCGAATTGCCGATCGCGCTGCAGCAGACCCTCGCGCAGCTGGCGGAGTTCCCGGCGGCCGCCGAAACCGTCGCCGCGCTGGAGCGGGCGATCGAGTCGGCCGAGACCCCGGCCACCCCCGAACAACTCGAAGCGGTGGGTGCGGGTTGGATCGCCGAGGAATGTCTGGCCATCGCGGTCTATTGCGCGCTGCATGCGGCAAAGACCGGCGACCCGCGCGCGGCATTGTTGTTGTCGGTCAACCATTCCGGTGACTCCGACTCGACCGGCGCGGTCGCGGGCAACCTGATCGGCGCGGTGCATGGGCTCTCGCGGCTGCCGATGGATCTGGTCGCCGCGGTCGAAGGGCGCGACGTGCTGATCCAGGTCGCCGACGATCTGGTGATGTTATACGGTCTCGGCAATCGCGCCGCCGTCTATATCCGGTACCCGATCGACGAAGGGCTTTGA
- a CDS encoding ROK family transcriptional regulator: MTYPRHPLAGTPSLLRAINDRAALELLLDNGPLSRTQIGTLTGLSKPTASQLLGRLEAAGLVVPVGTAAGGPGPNAQLYQVNPAAGQVAGVDVTNTAVRIAVADITGATLAEHEVSTKGWQAAKTLSKVAEAVAETIGLAGLGDGAVREVVIGIGGALDPATGKLRYATHLPGWHSPRLIPELEAAIGATVSIENDVNLAAIAEQAHGAARGCEDFALLWTGEGVGAAIVIAGRLHRGFHGGAGEVGYMPLPGAPVVHDVRRKNSGGLQKLAGAPGVLALARGHGLTAPTAALVVAEALETPDAGTAFLTELADRLALGLASIVSVMDPEVLILAGAMPRAGGERLRALVQDALDELTMARTEVRASTVPGSPVLQGALQRALATTRDAVFSTH; the protein is encoded by the coding sequence GTGACCTATCCACGACACCCACTCGCGGGAACCCCCAGCCTGCTGCGCGCGATCAACGACCGCGCCGCATTGGAGTTGCTGCTCGACAACGGCCCGCTCTCGCGCACCCAGATCGGCACGCTCACCGGGCTGTCCAAGCCGACCGCGTCCCAGCTGCTCGGCCGCCTGGAGGCCGCGGGACTGGTCGTGCCGGTGGGCACCGCGGCGGGCGGTCCGGGCCCGAATGCCCAGCTCTACCAGGTGAATCCGGCCGCAGGCCAGGTCGCCGGAGTGGACGTCACCAACACCGCGGTCCGCATCGCGGTCGCCGACATCACCGGTGCCACGCTGGCCGAGCACGAGGTCAGCACCAAGGGCTGGCAGGCCGCGAAGACCCTGTCCAAGGTGGCCGAGGCCGTCGCGGAGACCATCGGGCTGGCCGGTCTCGGCGACGGCGCGGTGCGCGAGGTGGTGATCGGCATCGGCGGCGCGCTCGATCCCGCCACCGGCAAGCTGCGTTACGCCACCCACCTGCCGGGCTGGCACTCCCCCAGGCTGATTCCCGAGCTGGAAGCCGCGATCGGCGCGACGGTTTCGATCGAGAACGACGTCAACCTGGCGGCCATCGCCGAACAGGCGCACGGCGCGGCCCGTGGTTGCGAGGATTTCGCACTGCTGTGGACCGGCGAGGGCGTCGGCGCGGCGATCGTGATCGCGGGCCGGCTGCATCGCGGATTTCACGGTGGCGCGGGCGAAGTCGGCTACATGCCGCTGCCGGGCGCGCCGGTGGTGCACGATGTGCGCCGGAAGAACTCGGGCGGGTTGCAGAAGCTGGCCGGGGCGCCCGGAGTGCTGGCGCTCGCCCGCGGGCACGGACTCACCGCGCCGACCGCCGCGCTCGTCGTCGCCGAGGCGTTGGAGACACCGGACGCGGGCACCGCCTTCCTCACCGAGCTCGCCGACCGGCTCGCGCTCGGCCTCGCCAGCATCGTGTCGGTCATGGACCCCGAGGTGCTGATCCTCGCGGGCGCGATGCCGCGCGCGGGCGGCGAGCGCCTGCGCGCGCTGGTTCAGGACGCGCTCGACGAACTCACCATGGCGCGCACCGAGGTGCGCGCCAGCACCGTGCCCGGCTCGCCGGTGCTGCAGGGAGCGCTCCAACGCGCCTTGGCTACAACGAGAGACGCCGTCTTCTCCACTCATTGA